The nucleotide sequence TTCGAGGTAGGGGTAGACGGAGGACTCGGTGAAGCGAGGGCGGTCAGACTTAGGTGTTTGGGCTGGGAGTttgggtgggatggggaggggggggtctGCGGTgcggttggcgagggaggggaagttggtgagggttggggggcgggCTTTGTCGCCGATCCTGGGGATTCGTCAGGAGCTGAGGGTAGAGATGGTGAGGGGTGCAAAGAAATTACCAGCATCCTCCGGCCTCTTCGCGCCTTTCAAAAACACGGATGATATCAAAGGTTTTTTCTTGGGCGAGAGCGTCAATGGCGATGGCGCCGGCTGGGCCGGCACCAATGACGGCGACGCGCTTGATTGGTGGGTGAGACATGGTTGGTTTGACTGGAAAACCGAAGATATCGCGTAAAATGTGTCAGTGGTGATGTTTTGGAGCAGCGTGGCATTATGTATGTCTGCCACCTAGCCGTCCGGCCGCGTGGGTCGGGGTGTGATCCGGGCCAAGCCGGGGGTGGTTCGGGAACGGCCCACCCAGGCGTATTGTGTTATATCACGCCATCGCTGcgatggggaggtgaaggacgCTTTGCCACAGTGACGGGGGACGAAGCTGACCGGAAAAAATCCGAACTAATTTTTGGCTAGGGCAGAAGTATTTTGAAAGAAAAACGACAAAGACGAAGTCGGCAccagtggtggtgatttGGTAGCGCCTGTGGCTGGCAAacagaaaaaacaaaaatgTTGGTGTGCTAACAAACAACTACCGGTGACGTTTGGTGTTCGGTGCAGGCTGCAGCGTTCCTGCCAAGACCTTCCCGATTCGCCCAGGCGTGGTCTGGGCCCTGTCAAATCATCCCCCGTTTCCCAACTGCCTTCCATCTCCTCGACACCAGTTTCTTTTTCGTTAGACTAATGGCACATTGTGAACCAGTCATTGTTACAAGCTTCAAATTTTGACATTACGCAGCTATCCAGTTTCTTGGTATCGCCAGGACTCGATACCTTTTTCTGGATGCAGTAGTCGATTGTACCACAAACTTGACTTGGACGACTTCAATGCACAGAGGCAGTATGCTTTCTCGACAAGGCCGGAAATGAACAGCAACTCTGGCATTCCCTGAGAACTGTCCTCCTATTAGGCCTCAACATAATCCACCCTACACCACACCACATCTAATCCCATCCCAcatctcatcccatcccacaATGAATGCCGGCTGGGCACCAGCACTACTTATCAGCCCTCTCTGAGCCCGGTCTCCGGGACGCCTTGCAGCGACTGGTCCCCGAGAATGCGGGTGGCCCGCCTGTACCACCCAACTAGCGGGTCCGCATGTGGGAATTGCATCTCGATGCCATCCACGGCCTGGATCACGTCAACGCTGGCAACAAGGGTTCCGACTGTTGGCTCCCGCACCCCGAGCTGGTCTTTTATCGGTAGTCGCTGTCGATAAAAGCAATGCCGCGTCTCCCTGTTTGTGTCACCGATTCCTCGGTGTCATCTAGCTCTTCAACCACACCGCCAAGCCTCGGACAACATGGCTCAACCATCCGTCGAAAAGGACACCAAGAAGAGCGGGAACGATGTGGACTCTGGGACATCCTCTTctgttgaagaaggatggACAGAGTGGGATGAGGTCAAGGCCCGGAGGAAGTCCGTTTGTCTTAGCTTCCGTCTACTACGAAGCGCAGCGCTGACATCGTGCGTAGGGTTGACTTTTCCGTTTTGCCATTGTTGTTCCTTGGGCTTCTAGTCTTTCAGCTTGACCGGATGAACATTGCTAGCGCCTTGACTGGTGGCTTTGCAGAGGATATTGATGTCTCGTTGGATACCATCAATGCTGGCAACCAGATGATGTTTGCTGGTATTGTGCTGTTGGAAATTCCATCCAACCTTGCCCTTCAAAAGGTATGATCAAAGATGACGCTCAACGATAAGCATTTGCTGACCCCGTATTGCTAGCTCGGACCAAGGAAATGGATCGCAGGTCAAGTCCTGGCGTTTGGTACTGTGGCCTCACTGCAAATCTTCATCCATAACAAGGCCGGGTTCCTGGCCTCTCGGTTGATACTCGGCTTTTGCGAATCTGGCTACATCCCCGGTGCCATCTACACACTCTCAACATGGTATTCCAAGCGAGAATTGGCCAAGCGGGTTGCTATTCTGTTCTTTGGCATGTTTGGCGCGAATGCAATTAGCCCATTGTTGGCCACCGGCATCCTGAAATTGGACGGTGCTGGGGGCTTGCATGGATGGCAGTGGCTTTTTCTTCGTATGTTTTTCATCCCGACCTTTCCTCCGATTCGATGCTGACTGATCTTAGTTGAGGGCCTCTTTACCATTGTGGTCTCGTTCattctcctcttcttcctccctgGATCCCCTGACATGCCAAGGCCGCTTCTCAGCCCAGGCCTGATCAGGTTTGATTCGAACGACCGCGATATTCTCCAGAAGAGACTCGAAAGGGACGATAATGAGAAGAATGGAGGTGCGCAGGGAATGGAAATTCCACTGCAGCTGGTGTGGAAGACTGCCACCCATTATCCGCGGTGGCCACATTTCATTTCTACCTTTTGCCTGTTCTCAACATGGAGTTCTTTAACCACCTACACACCTTCCATCTTGAAGTAAGTTATCCCCGCATATCCGTCTTTTAGCTTGGCTAAATATCTGACTGCAAATAGATCTCTGGGCTGGGACACTATTGCTGCGAATGCTTTGGCTGCCGTTGGTGCTTCCCTTTCGCTGGTCTTTGTCTTCATCTTTGCATACATCAGTGACAAAACCAACCTCCGCGGTGGCACTGTCATCCTTGCACAGGTCTGCTTTCTGATCACGCTGATCGTGGCAAGAGAAGTCCATCCACATGTCGGCCAATGGTCACGATGGGCTTTGTGGACAGCTGTCAACGCGCTGGCCGTGGGGTATCACCCTGTCCACAACACATGGCTCCAACTCAACTGCAGAAGTCCAGGTGAACGGAGTATCAGTATTGCGTGAGTTCTTCTAGACCGAAAACAAACTTGCGGGGTTTTGCTGACAGGTGCAGGATGTGGGTCATGTCTGCCATTAGCGGGCTGATGGTTGGCACACAGTATTATCAGGCCAAGGATGGACCATTGTAAGCTGTGCTGCTCACTGCTGCACCTTGATCTATGCTAATGTTGTGTGCCTTAGTTACTCCAACGGTCTCCGCATTCAGATCATCATAGTGTCTGTTGGTATCGTCTTTGCCATCCTGCAGGTTGGGATTTACAAGGTGCATAATAAGAGAGTGGCTGAGGGGAAACATGAAGCTGATGAGGATGGTCAGGAGCCACAGATTTATGTCCCCTGAGTTGCGGATTGGCTCGTGTTGTAAGAGGGATACATTCGTATTGGAGAAGCGTGCAGTTTTCGTTTTATTTCACTCGTGGTTTAAGTGATAAAATCTGGTGGTGGACCTTCATGACCCTGGCGGGGAATATATGAGCTTCGTCGATCCAATCTCCTCGAAGTGAAACAGAGTTCTCGTATGTCTTGCAACGTGCTCGTGGTTCAGATAAAGTTTCGGTGCGTCCAAACCCAAAGATTCATGTGTCAGCCGGCTTGCCGTGGCCAAGATTTCTCAAATCAGCATCTGTGAACTGGATGGTTTTGTCTTTAAACAAGTGGGCGTCGTTGGTGACTTTTCCAAGAGCTCCACGGGGTGGGATAGAAGAAAGGAGGATGCCATCTCGCGCAACAATGTAAGAAACCAGCATCCTGACTTCGAGACCTGGGAGGAAAGAATAGTCCTTGCATTGCGTACCATCCTGCCCCAATTGGTCTTCAAGACGCAAATTCCATACACGCCATCGCATTATCGCAATGATATCAACCACAGCCAACAGAGAAACAATTTTACCAACTGCAGACTTGGCATCAGGTGTTGCCAGAAAGCGCACCATAGAACGAAGAGTCCCAAGTACAAAGACCCAGGATATGCCCCTCCGGTTAACGTTGTGTAACATCTCACTTTTCCCGGGCTCCGGATAGAGCCAATAAGCTGTTCTGAATCGTCCAAGACCCAGCGAGCGGCGGACTATGGCTATTTTGCGTGCCGGCAGATATGCGTAACTCTCCTTGTGTAACCAAGCATAACCTATCCTATCATACCCCCACCCCCTAAGGATCCCCCTGCCAcccatcccactcctccGCCCAGCTCTCCTCCAAACCCGTCTTCTCATAGTACTCACTCCCAAACCGCAACGGCAAGCAAACCCCGTACGGATTTTTTTCTCCCTGCACAGTCACCGGCGGGTGAATAAAACacgccaacccctccctacACTCCCGTttgtcctcccccccgcaCCAATCGTCATTAGGTTGGCAAATCCCAGGGCCATCACAGGAAGGACCGCAGCCGCTATTGCGGGGATCGTCAGTGCAGTATTCTACTCTCTCGTCGCAGTTGTCGTAGAGGCCCCATCCGGCGCATTTGGTGTAGATTTTCTGCCTGGAGAGGTCGATTAGTTGGCAGGTGCCTGGGCAACCAGGCCAGGAGTGATCTTTGAGGGTTGTCCAGCGGGTGCAGgttgggaagagggggatgcATGTTAGGGGCGGAGCGCAGTCGCCGAGGTCGTAGTTGCAGGGGGCGTTGATCtcggaagggggggtggtggtgttgggaacGGGAGTTGAGAGggtggttgggaggagggggaggaggaggatggttgGGAGCTTCATTttgggtggcggtgggaggggaggtgaggttgaaggtTAGCTGCCTAGGCAAGGGTCGCATGGTGGTGTTAAATACTTGGTTGGAGGCGTGGGAGGAATGTGGATTGATGTATTGATGTGGTGGGTATGCAATATCTTCATTGCTCGTCCATGGCTTTAACCGGGCTGACTTGATGAAAAATGTGACTGTTGGTGTAGGGCTGGTGACCTAAGAAAGTCACTAGctgcgaaaatgaggccaaattggccagaaaaatggtaaacaaaattagtattacagttagttgttgttggttgaaagAAAAACAGTAAGAAAATCTatccccaagagcaaaccggtgtgggtctgggaaaacccGGGCCCTTTGGTGCCCCACACCCCCCCCACAGACAGCACACCGTCGTCTAAAATAAAGCTATCGCCAGTATCCTCGGAAGCCCAATATACGCCTAGATTCTTCTTACTTCCTTTGACTCCTTTGCCCAATACCCTAGTAGCCTTTTTcctatataaatatacgttcTTCTATATATTTTAACCCGGAAAATCTCGCATTTctaatagctatataaacTTTACGTGCTTCTCcctttataatacctttataaATCCATCCGCTAGTATTTTTAACTtagaaatatattaaatattaaattttctttcttttatttatttacttaccTATTTATACGATATATTAGTATACCGGATCCTAGCGATATTCTAAAGGTTTAGTACTGTAATTTCGGCGTTCTTACTATtggtatataatatatatagccttaactataatatattatagttttttaatatctttaatatttactatactaaatattttatagGTATTAGGTTAGTAAACTCTATCTCCGTCGTATTTAAAGcgataaaagtttattttttacttttttataatactagTTTACTAACTAAGAAAACGACGTAAGCGTTAGTAGAATatctttaaagtaaaatatctatatataaggtatttacgaattttataagctttatattttttaccgaGAACTCGGAGCATcctaatataatatatagtttTCTAATAGTACCTAAATACCggaaaaagtattttattaattttaaataacgTAATAAAGGtctaaaattatttttataaaggtaattaataataaaaataatatcgGGCTAAGTACCGGTAAAAAGCTAGTTTAACGTACCGgtcttttaaatatattttttttatttccgcgaatatttttttctatataaaaaggaattctaattttaattaattataatgTAATTACGTTAGTTAtatctttataattaaacttcTCGAATAAAATATCGATATAAGTTATTTAAAATAAGTAAACCTATTTCTTTTCGCGGTTCTTTAcgatattaaaatttaaaaacctttttaatttacttaatttattaatactatatttattttctagcctaataataatatttttaataattttcgttataaatattaatataaatagattATTTACGTATAGGACTATTAAAGTACCTATCTTTTTATAACGGaataaataaaagtttaataaaaaagtatCGAAACttagtttaattattatagGTTTTACTATTTCGTATTAATAAATAAGTAATTTCCtaaaactatataatatt is from Podospora pseudopauciseta strain CBS 411.78 chromosome 5 map unlocalized CBS411.78m_5.2, whole genome shotgun sequence and encodes:
- a CDS encoding uncharacterized protein (EggNog:ENOG503PXYG), with the protein product MKLPTILLLPLLPTTLSTPVPNTTTPPSEINAPCNYDLGDCAPPLTCIPLFPTCTRWTTLKDHSWPGCPGTCQLIDLSRQKIYTKCAGWGLYDNCDERVEYCTDDPRNSGCGPSCDGPGICQPNDDWCGGEDKRECREGLACFIHPPVTVQGEKNPYGVCLPLRFGSEYYEKTGLEESWAEEWDGWQGDP
- a CDS encoding uncharacterized protein (EggNog:ENOG503NUZJ; COG:G) produces the protein MAQPSVEKDTKKSGNDVDSGTSSSVEEGWTEWDEVKARRKVDFSVLPLLFLGLLVFQLDRMNIASALTGGFAEDIDVSLDTINAGNQMMFAGIVLLEIPSNLALQKLGPRKWIAGQVLAFGTVASLQIFIHNKAGFLASRLILGFCESGYIPGAIYTLSTWYSKRELAKRVAILFFGMFGANAISPLLATGILKLDGAGGLHGWQWLFLLEGLFTIVVSFILLFFLPGSPDMPRPLLSPGLIRFDSNDRDILQKRLERDDNEKNGGAQGMEIPLQLVWKTATHYPRWPHFISTFCLFSTWSSLTTYTPSILKSLGWDTIAANALAAVGASLSLVFVFIFAYISDKTNLRGGTVILAQVCFLITLIVAREVHPHVGQWSRWALWTAVNALAVGYHPVHNTWLQLNCRSPGERSISIAMWVMSAISGLMVGTQYYQAKDGPFYSNGLRIQIIIVSVGIVFAILQVGIYKVHNKRVAEGKHEADEDGQEPQIYVP